From Salinicoccus roseus, one genomic window encodes:
- a CDS encoding efflux RND transporter permease subunit has product MKLADFSIKRPKFTIVVMIILILLGAVSLTRLPLQLLPNVQPPIAAVATTYQGAGPEEVMEDVTVPLEAELSTVSGLTNISSQSQESSSIILLEFGYDMTIDEVENEIMRTIENTSLPDQAGDPSFLEFDITMFPSMTLAVTSGNDSVSEFQGQVDDLIGELENINGVASISKTGSITEEIAVTLDTEALEEYQLSQSDVANIIEANNISIPNATIVDEEAQEAITTRTVSSIDGVEELQNLVLIDLPEDAGTISLDDVADVEIQEQDNDVLTRLNQDDAMQIEMSLSSDANASTVNGEFRSVLEEQLDKEEFENLTVEVLYDEGEYIDIAINSVYLSLISGAILAMVVLFAFLRNLKSPLIIGIAIPFSVITTFALLYFTDISINMMTLGGLALGIGMLVDNAVVVIENIYRHLSMGKTPKQAASDGAKEVAAAITASSMTTAAVFLPVVFVSGLVGQLFTPFAITVVFSLLASLFVALTVVPMIASRILKAPDENKERKRQNKAYMRGLRKLSRWTLAHRMLVLVLTAVILVIGVVGIYIQGIDLLPESDEGTMMVEVEMPQDAILSDTEETIGLIEEKLEEYSEIETYMSTIGSASTMSPVDESNVGNIMATLVGQGERSVTTNEFIEDIESDIENIDPSADISVNPMSQAGTGSNPNTLTLNVADEDSDRLAESEAAIIEALEDDSEIEGVTSSREDMIQELQVRVDRAAARANNLQPAEIGSSIYEAANGVAASTVDEGEEFLTINVKYPESILSSVDAFQDIQIANGQGEYVSIGDVAELEEAEMLPLINRDDQRETSELTVNYSSDMSLNEAGTHVESIVDDAEFADETETSIGGDLEMLEDAIPQLALAIALGIIFIYLVMVAQFESFKHPFVVIFTLPLSIIGVMFSLIITNNPLSVIAVVGIILLLGIVVNNSILLVDYINQQKEKGMPVLEAIEKSVQDRFRPIVITALTTALGMVPLAIGIGEGAELIAPMGIVVIGGLISSTFLTLFIIPIIYSYFDSETRKMNKKYMTPDGEIITQKEIDAQKREEEALHSENEYDYNSEAAYPDESDHDAPKVQEDLSGQETGGSDRDYIDEMERLIDRMKNDRRKE; this is encoded by the coding sequence TTGAAACTAGCGGATTTCTCGATAAAGAGACCCAAGTTCACCATCGTCGTAATGATCATACTGATCCTGCTGGGGGCCGTCTCGCTGACCCGCCTCCCGCTCCAGCTCCTCCCGAATGTGCAGCCGCCGATTGCTGCGGTTGCCACCACATACCAGGGAGCCGGGCCTGAAGAAGTGATGGAGGATGTCACCGTGCCGCTTGAGGCGGAACTGTCGACCGTCAGCGGATTGACCAACATCTCATCCCAATCCCAGGAAAGTTCCTCGATCATCCTTCTCGAATTCGGTTATGACATGACCATCGATGAGGTCGAGAACGAAATCATGCGGACAATCGAGAATACAAGTCTGCCCGACCAGGCGGGCGATCCCTCCTTCCTCGAATTCGACATCACGATGTTCCCGAGCATGACGCTTGCCGTTACCTCGGGCAATGACAGTGTCAGTGAATTCCAGGGTCAGGTCGATGATCTCATCGGGGAACTCGAGAACATCAACGGTGTCGCCTCGATCAGTAAGACGGGAAGCATCACCGAAGAGATTGCCGTCACACTTGATACGGAAGCACTCGAAGAGTATCAGTTGAGCCAGAGTGATGTGGCTAACATCATTGAAGCGAACAACATCTCCATCCCGAATGCCACCATCGTCGACGAAGAAGCACAGGAGGCCATAACGACACGGACGGTGAGCAGCATCGACGGTGTCGAAGAACTCCAGAACCTCGTGCTGATCGACCTGCCTGAAGATGCCGGCACCATCTCCCTCGATGATGTGGCCGATGTGGAAATACAGGAACAGGATAACGATGTCCTGACACGCCTCAACCAGGACGATGCGATGCAGATCGAAATGAGCCTCTCTTCCGATGCCAATGCATCGACAGTCAACGGCGAGTTCCGTTCCGTGCTGGAAGAACAGCTCGACAAGGAAGAATTTGAAAACCTGACGGTGGAGGTCCTTTATGATGAAGGCGAGTATATCGATATCGCCATCAACAGCGTCTACCTGTCCCTGATCAGCGGGGCCATCCTTGCGATGGTGGTGCTTTTCGCCTTCTTGCGCAACCTGAAGTCGCCGCTGATCATCGGGATTGCCATCCCGTTCTCCGTAATCACCACATTTGCACTGCTGTACTTCACCGATATCAGCATCAATATGATGACGCTCGGAGGACTGGCACTTGGAATCGGGATGCTTGTCGACAACGCAGTCGTCGTCATTGAAAACATCTACCGGCACCTCTCCATGGGCAAAACGCCGAAGCAGGCCGCAAGCGACGGTGCCAAGGAGGTCGCGGCAGCCATCACCGCCTCCTCCATGACGACAGCCGCAGTATTCCTGCCGGTAGTATTCGTCAGCGGCCTGGTTGGACAGCTGTTCACACCATTTGCAATCACAGTGGTATTCAGCCTGCTTGCCTCCCTGTTCGTCGCACTGACCGTCGTGCCGATGATTGCAAGCCGCATTTTGAAGGCACCGGATGAAAACAAAGAGAGGAAACGCCAGAACAAAGCCTATATGAGAGGGCTCAGGAAGCTCTCACGCTGGACACTCGCGCACCGCATGCTCGTTCTGGTGCTGACGGCAGTCATACTTGTCATCGGTGTCGTCGGCATCTATATACAGGGCATCGATCTGCTGCCGGAAAGTGACGAAGGCACAATGATGGTGGAAGTGGAAATGCCCCAGGATGCCATCCTCTCCGATACGGAAGAGACCATCGGACTGATAGAGGAGAAGCTTGAGGAGTACTCCGAAATCGAGACCTATATGAGTACCATCGGTTCCGCATCTACGATGAGCCCGGTCGATGAAAGCAATGTCGGGAACATCATGGCCACACTCGTCGGTCAGGGCGAACGCAGTGTCACCACCAATGAGTTCATCGAAGACATCGAAAGTGACATCGAAAATATCGATCCTTCCGCAGACATCAGCGTCAACCCGATGTCGCAGGCGGGAACCGGCTCGAATCCGAATACACTGACGCTCAATGTTGCGGATGAAGATTCCGACCGTCTGGCGGAATCTGAAGCAGCCATCATTGAAGCACTTGAAGATGATAGTGAGATTGAAGGCGTCACTTCCAGCCGTGAAGACATGATCCAGGAACTCCAGGTGCGCGTCGACCGTGCAGCTGCACGTGCGAACAACCTCCAGCCTGCCGAAATCGGCAGTTCCATCTACGAAGCGGCAAACGGCGTTGCCGCCTCCACTGTGGATGAAGGGGAGGAGTTCCTGACCATCAACGTCAAATATCCGGAAAGCATCCTCTCCAGTGTCGATGCCTTCCAGGATATCCAGATCGCCAACGGCCAGGGGGAATATGTCTCCATCGGTGATGTGGCCGAACTTGAAGAAGCGGAAATGCTGCCGCTCATCAACCGGGATGACCAGAGGGAAACGAGCGAACTGACGGTCAACTATTCTTCCGACATGAGCCTGAACGAAGCGGGCACCCACGTCGAATCCATCGTGGACGACGCAGAATTCGCTGATGAAACCGAGACTTCGATCGGGGGAGACCTTGAAATGCTCGAGGATGCAATTCCACAGCTCGCCCTTGCGATTGCACTCGGCATCATCTTCATCTACCTTGTGATGGTTGCCCAATTCGAATCATTCAAGCACCCGTTCGTCGTCATCTTTACACTGCCGCTCAGCATCATCGGTGTGATGTTCTCATTGATCATCACCAATAATCCGCTCAGCGTCATTGCCGTGGTCGGCATCATACTGCTGCTCGGCATCGTGGTCAACAACTCCATACTGCTCGTCGACTACATCAACCAGCAGAAGGAGAAGGGCATGCCGGTACTCGAAGCGATCGAAAAGAGTGTCCAGGACCGTTTCCGCCCGATCGTCATCACCGCGTTGACGACGGCGCTCGGCATGGTGCCACTCGCCATCGGCATCGGGGAAGGTGCAGAACTCATCGCTCCGATGGGCATCGTCGTCATCGGCGGTCTCATCAGCAGCACCTTCCTGACATTGTTCATCATTCCGATCATCTACAGCTACTTCGACAGTGAAACCCGCAAGATGAACAAGAAGTACATGACGCCGGATGGTGAAATCATCACCCAGAAGGAAATCGATGCACAGAAACGTGAAGAGGAAGCACTTCATTCCGAAAACGAATACGATTATAATTCGGAAGCCGCATATCCCGATGAATCAGATCATGATGCACCGAAAGTGCAGGAAGATCTGTCCGGACAGGAAACCGGCGGTTCCGACCGTGACTACATCGATGAGATGGAGCGGTTGATCGATAGAATGAAGAACGACCGAAGAAAAGAATAG
- a CDS encoding peptidylprolyl isomerase — translation MTYPQLTTEVGSNEVQAVIHTNHGDVKVKLFKDIAPKTVENFTTHAKNGYYDGQIFHRVIKDFMVQGGDPTGTGMGGESIYGGSFEDEFSTEAFNLYGALSMANAGPGTNGSQFFIVQAKEVPSQMLGQLEGAGYPAEIIEAYKERGGTPWLDQRHTVFGQVIGGMDVVEKIAEVKTGAQDRPVEDVKIETIEITE, via the coding sequence ATGACTTACCCACAGTTAACGACAGAAGTAGGCAGTAATGAAGTACAGGCCGTCATCCACACGAATCATGGAGATGTGAAGGTCAAGCTTTTTAAGGACATCGCACCAAAGACGGTCGAGAACTTCACGACCCACGCGAAGAACGGCTACTACGATGGCCAGATCTTCCACCGTGTCATCAAGGACTTCATGGTTCAGGGAGGAGACCCGACTGGTACAGGCATGGGCGGCGAAAGCATCTACGGCGGCAGCTTCGAGGATGAGTTCTCCACCGAGGCATTCAACCTGTACGGTGCCCTGTCCATGGCGAACGCGGGCCCGGGTACAAACGGCAGCCAGTTCTTCATCGTCCAGGCGAAGGAAGTCCCTTCCCAGATGCTCGGACAGCTTGAAGGCGCAGGGTATCCTGCTGAAATCATCGAAGCATACAAAGAGCGCGGCGGCACACCGTGGCTCGACCAGCGACATACTGTATTCGGGCAGGTCATCGGCGGCATGGATGTCGTCGAGAAGATCGCTGAAGTGAAGACGGGGGCGCAGGACCGTCCGGTTGAGGATGTCAAGATCGAAACGATTGAAATCACCGAATAG
- a CDS encoding DUF1871 family protein: MNPEGSIELYRLLKEWDPLGLAAEDFDYDAEIYDSMEVLHSTRDVETAGRKIQQIFLHSFEEEIPLAQIRPVAEEGLEIVELYKAP, from the coding sequence ATGAATCCGGAAGGTAGCATCGAACTCTATCGGCTGCTCAAGGAGTGGGACCCACTTGGACTGGCGGCGGAGGACTTCGACTATGATGCTGAAATCTATGACAGCATGGAAGTGCTTCACAGCACCCGGGACGTCGAAACGGCGGGCCGGAAGATACAGCAGATCTTCCTCCATTCGTTTGAAGAGGAGATACCGCTTGCACAAATCCGTCCGGTGGCTGAAGAGGGACTGGAGATCGTGGAATTATATAAAGCACCTTGA
- a CDS encoding TetR/AcrR family transcriptional regulator, with the protein MSKISRKEETRKNLLDAFWSLYVEKPLEKITVKEITDLAGYNRGTFYTYFSDVYEVLEIQKAAVMPTEDMILDPLKEIRENGGKVEESLNGVSDYINEHGDRIAILLGPEGDPRFPHEMKARVRQIIMNFVHELGIREEIEYEYIIEYHISGMINMYQLWVENGQNLTEHELSALYERVAHIGTLNITNRMLNDRQAP; encoded by the coding sequence ATGTCGAAAATAAGTCGAAAAGAGGAGACGCGGAAAAATCTCCTGGATGCATTCTGGTCGCTCTATGTGGAGAAGCCGCTGGAAAAGATCACAGTCAAGGAAATCACGGATCTTGCCGGGTACAACCGGGGGACCTTCTACACCTATTTCTCCGATGTCTACGAAGTGCTGGAAATACAGAAGGCCGCAGTGATGCCGACAGAAGACATGATCCTCGATCCATTGAAGGAGATCAGGGAGAACGGCGGGAAGGTAGAGGAGTCGCTGAACGGCGTCTCCGATTATATCAATGAGCATGGTGACCGCATCGCCATACTGCTTGGTCCCGAGGGGGACCCGAGATTTCCGCATGAGATGAAGGCACGGGTACGTCAGATCATCATGAACTTCGTGCATGAACTGGGCATCAGGGAGGAAATCGAGTACGAATACATCATCGAATACCATATATCCGGCATGATCAACATGTACCAGCTGTGGGTGGAGAACGGCCAGAACCTCACGGAGCATGAATTGAGTGCACTGTATGAGCGGGTGGCACACATCGGTACATTGAACATCACCAACCGCATGCTGAACGACCGGCAGGCTCCATGA
- a CDS encoding Glu/Leu/Phe/Val family dehydrogenase, whose protein sequence is MAEKSNLITSTQKIIHQALDNLGYDEGMYELIKEPLRVLKVRIPVEMDDGSTKVFTGYRAQHNDAAGPTKGGIRFHPDVTEDEVVALSMWMTLKAGIVDIPYGGGKGGVICDPRVMSTRELEGVARGYVRAVSQIVGPTKDIPAPDVYTNAQVMAWMMDEYSVKNSDDPFQFITGKPISVGGSKGRETATAMGAVICVEQAMEKRGIPIEEARVVVQGFGNAGSYISKMLYDKGAKILGISRSSRALYNPEGIDIDYVLDNREKVDLADHMAVSVLSNEELLELDCDVLIPAAIANQITELNAERIKADIICEAANGPTTEEATRILTEKGALIIPDVLASAGGVTVSYFEWVQNKQGFYWEEDEIQELLEKKMKSAFDTIYDLHEARNMDMRLAAYTVGIKRTSEAVRFRGWA, encoded by the coding sequence ATGGCAGAAAAATCAAATCTCATTACATCCACCCAAAAGATCATCCATCAGGCACTGGATAATCTCGGGTATGATGAGGGAATGTATGAACTCATCAAGGAGCCGCTCAGAGTACTGAAAGTCCGTATACCGGTGGAGATGGATGATGGCTCGACGAAAGTATTTACAGGATACCGTGCGCAGCATAATGATGCTGCAGGTCCGACGAAGGGCGGGATCAGGTTCCACCCTGATGTCACCGAAGATGAAGTCGTGGCGCTGTCCATGTGGATGACATTGAAGGCGGGAATCGTCGACATTCCCTATGGTGGCGGCAAAGGCGGCGTCATCTGTGATCCGAGGGTGATGAGCACAAGGGAACTTGAAGGGGTCGCACGGGGCTATGTGCGGGCAGTCTCCCAGATTGTGGGTCCGACAAAGGACATCCCAGCACCCGACGTCTATACAAACGCCCAGGTGATGGCGTGGATGATGGATGAATACAGCGTGAAGAATTCGGATGACCCGTTCCAATTCATCACAGGAAAACCGATTTCCGTCGGCGGCTCGAAAGGCCGTGAAACGGCTACAGCCATGGGTGCAGTCATATGTGTCGAGCAGGCGATGGAAAAGAGGGGCATCCCGATCGAAGAAGCGCGCGTCGTCGTCCAGGGATTCGGGAATGCAGGAAGCTACATATCCAAGATGCTCTATGACAAAGGAGCGAAGATCCTCGGTATTTCAAGGTCTTCCCGTGCCCTGTACAATCCTGAAGGCATCGATATAGACTATGTCCTCGACAACCGGGAAAAAGTTGATCTTGCAGATCATATGGCAGTCAGCGTCCTTTCGAATGAGGAACTGCTTGAGTTGGACTGCGATGTCCTCATCCCGGCAGCAATCGCGAATCAGATCACTGAACTGAATGCCGAACGCATCAAGGCGGACATCATCTGTGAGGCGGCCAATGGCCCGACCACAGAAGAGGCGACCCGCATACTTACGGAAAAGGGCGCCCTCATCATTCCGGATGTCCTCGCCTCAGCCGGTGGTGTGACGGTCTCCTACTTTGAATGGGTCCAGAACAAGCAGGGCTTCTATTGGGAAGAGGATGAGATTCAGGAGCTGCTCGAGAAGAAGATGAAGAGCGCATTCGATACCATATATGACCTGCATGAAGCGCGGAATATGGATATGAGGCTTGCAGCCTATACTGTAGGCATCAAACGGACTTCAGAAGCAGTCAGATTCAGAGGATGGGCCTAG
- a CDS encoding ornithine--oxo-acid transaminase — protein MTKSQEIIKQTEQYGAPNYNPLPIVISEAEGVWVRDPEGNEYMDMLSAYSAVNQGHRHPKIIQALKDQADKLTLTSRAFHSDRLGPWYEKVCKLAGKEMALPMNTGAEAVETAIKAARRWAYDVKGVEDDKAEIIAMNQNFHGRTLAAVSLSSEAEYRRGYGPLLDGIKLVDFGDIGQIRDAVTENTAAILLEPIQGEAGINIPPEGFLKEVRELCDEHNILFIADEIQAGLGRSGKMFATDWDDVKPDMYILGKALGGGVFPISCILADKEVLGVFNPGSHGSTFGGNPLACAVSEAALDVLVDEELVERSNELGEYFKAELEKIDTPLIKEIRGRGLFIGVDLTESARPYCEELKELGLLCKETHDTVIRFAPPLVISKEDLDWALERVRKVLSK, from the coding sequence ATGACGAAATCACAAGAAATCATCAAGCAGACAGAACAGTATGGTGCGCCGAACTACAACCCGCTGCCGATCGTCATCTCGGAGGCAGAAGGTGTATGGGTCAGGGACCCGGAAGGAAATGAATACATGGATATGCTCAGTGCATATTCTGCAGTGAACCAGGGGCACAGGCACCCGAAGATCATCCAGGCACTCAAGGATCAGGCAGATAAGCTCACCCTGACATCCCGTGCTTTCCACTCCGACAGGCTTGGACCGTGGTATGAGAAGGTCTGCAAGCTTGCCGGCAAGGAAATGGCACTGCCGATGAACACCGGTGCGGAAGCTGTGGAGACGGCCATCAAAGCAGCAAGACGCTGGGCCTATGATGTAAAGGGTGTAGAGGACGACAAAGCTGAAATCATCGCAATGAACCAGAACTTCCATGGCCGTACACTGGCTGCGGTCTCACTTTCCTCGGAAGCGGAATACCGCCGTGGCTATGGCCCGCTGCTCGACGGCATCAAGCTGGTCGATTTCGGCGATATCGGACAGATCAGGGATGCAGTAACCGAAAATACTGCAGCGATACTGCTCGAGCCGATACAGGGGGAAGCAGGCATCAATATTCCACCTGAAGGTTTCCTCAAGGAAGTCAGGGAATTGTGTGACGAACACAACATACTCTTCATTGCAGACGAAATCCAGGCTGGACTTGGCCGTTCAGGCAAAATGTTCGCGACGGACTGGGATGATGTGAAACCGGATATGTATATTCTGGGCAAAGCGCTCGGCGGCGGCGTCTTCCCGATTTCCTGCATACTTGCAGATAAAGAGGTGCTTGGCGTGTTCAATCCGGGATCCCACGGATCCACATTCGGAGGGAACCCGCTCGCCTGTGCCGTTTCGGAGGCAGCACTTGATGTACTGGTGGATGAAGAACTTGTCGAGCGTTCGAATGAACTTGGCGAATACTTCAAAGCGGAACTCGAAAAAATCGACACACCATTGATAAAGGAAATCAGGGGACGCGGCCTGTTCATAGGCGTCGATCTGACGGAGTCTGCACGTCCATATTGTGAAGAGCTGAAAGAACTCGGTCTTCTGTGCAAGGAAACGCATGACACGGTCATCCGTTTTGCACCACCGCTTGTCATATCGAAGGAAGACCTGGATTGGGCGCTCGAAAGAGTGAGGAAGGTACTGTCCAAATAA
- a CDS encoding Glu/Leu/Phe/Val family dehydrogenase has product MSEKSNLITSTQAIIHEALDKLGFDEGMYELIKEPMRLLKVRIPVRMDDGSVKVFTGYRAQHNDAVGPTKGGVRFHPDVNEEEVVALSMWMTLKSGIVDLPYGGGKGGIICDPREMSIAEVERLSRGYVRSISQIVGPTKDIPAPDVFTNSQIMAWMMDEYSIIDEFNSPGFITGKPLVLGGSQGRDRATAMGVILCLEQALEKRGKKMDEIRVVIQGFGNAGSFLAKILSDRGAKIVGISDANGALHEPDGLDIDYLLDRRDSFGMVTNLFDDVLAGEELFNIDCDVLIPAAIANQITEENADNIKADIICEAANGPTTKEATQILTDKGVLIVPDVLASAGGVTVSYFEWVQNNQGYYWDEEEVNEKLEIKLKKAFNEIYDLHEKRHIDMRLAAYIVGIKRTAEAARYRGWA; this is encoded by the coding sequence ATGTCAGAGAAATCAAATCTTATCACTTCCACACAGGCAATCATTCATGAGGCTTTGGATAAACTCGGTTTTGATGAGGGAATGTATGAGCTGATCAAGGAACCGATGCGTCTTCTGAAAGTACGCATCCCGGTGCGTATGGATGATGGTTCCGTCAAGGTGTTCACCGGTTACCGTGCACAGCATAATGATGCTGTCGGACCGACGAAAGGTGGCGTACGTTTCCACCCGGATGTCAATGAAGAGGAAGTTGTTGCCCTCTCCATGTGGATGACCTTGAAATCAGGTATCGTCGACCTGCCGTATGGCGGCGGTAAAGGCGGCATTATATGTGATCCACGGGAAATGAGCATCGCTGAAGTCGAACGCCTGAGCCGCGGCTATGTGCGTTCGATCTCCCAGATTGTTGGACCGACTAAGGATATTCCTGCGCCGGACGTCTTTACGAACTCCCAGATCATGGCATGGATGATGGATGAGTACAGCATCATTGATGAATTCAACTCTCCAGGCTTCATTACGGGGAAACCGCTAGTGCTTGGCGGATCCCAGGGCCGTGACCGTGCCACAGCGATGGGTGTCATCCTGTGTCTCGAGCAGGCGCTTGAAAAACGCGGCAAGAAGATGGATGAGATACGCGTCGTCATCCAGGGCTTCGGGAATGCAGGAAGCTTCCTCGCCAAAATATTGTCGGACAGAGGAGCCAAGATCGTCGGCATTTCAGATGCCAACGGTGCCCTGCACGAACCGGATGGACTCGATATCGATTACCTTCTTGACCGCCGTGACAGCTTTGGCATGGTGACCAATCTGTTCGATGACGTTCTTGCAGGTGAAGAGCTCTTCAACATCGACTGTGATGTGCTCATACCGGCTGCAATCGCCAACCAGATCACAGAAGAGAATGCAGACAACATCAAGGCAGATATCATCTGTGAAGCGGCCAATGGTCCGACGACGAAGGAAGCGACCCAGATACTGACCGATAAAGGTGTACTCATTGTACCGGATGTACTTGCATCTGCAGGCGGGGTTACAGTTTCCTACTTCGAATGGGTCCAGAACAACCAGGGCTATTACTGGGATGAAGAAGAAGTGAATGAAAAGCTTGAGATCAAGCTAAAGAAAGCATTCAATGAGATCTATGATCTCCATGAAAAACGGCATATCGATATGCGCCTTGCCGCCTATATCGTCGGCATCAAACGTACTGCTGAAGCTGCACGCTATAGAGGTTGGGCTTAA
- a CDS encoding DUF302 domain-containing protein, whose protein sequence is MFHYTVETDQPIEDAVSSLEASLKEEKFGVLWHFDIKETLESKGLEFDQPYRVLEVCNPQEAKNVLEENQMVGYFLPCKIVVYEDGGTTKIGLPKPTALIEMVNDDALKQFAQDIEDRLVTCMDRAV, encoded by the coding sequence ATGTTCCACTACACAGTAGAGACGGATCAGCCGATTGAAGACGCAGTATCATCACTTGAAGCCAGCCTGAAGGAGGAGAAGTTCGGTGTCCTGTGGCACTTCGACATCAAGGAGACGCTGGAATCGAAAGGCCTGGAGTTCGATCAGCCATACCGTGTCCTTGAAGTATGCAATCCCCAGGAAGCAAAGAACGTCCTCGAGGAGAACCAGATGGTCGGCTACTTCCTGCCGTGCAAGATCGTCGTCTATGAAGACGGAGGTACGACGAAGATCGGCCTTCCTAAACCGACGGCACTGATTGAAATGGTCAATGATGACGCGCTCAAGCAGTTCGCCCAGGATATAGAGGACCGCCTGGTCACATGCATGGACAGGGCGGTATAG
- a CDS encoding MalY/PatB family protein, producing the protein MKYDFDTPINRRNTYAMKWDGGELIKEFGLTERYDEDTIPLFTADMDFQVAEPVVEALRRTVDHQIFGYTITPPAYYEAIQKWFSDKYGWEINKEEIIYAPGTVHSLNIAVKAFSEKGDGVIIQRPVYPPFTSAIEGNGRTVKNNGLERDEAGHYHIDFDDFEKLAKEDDTTMFIMCNPHNPTGNIFREDDLARLSDICRENGVTIIADEIHGDLIRLGETFTPIVKAASHTDHIVTLTAINKTFNLAGLHCTNVVITDEGLRKQFQEEQGMSLPSPFTVSALIAAYTEGDEWLHQVREYIDGNIDFVIDFLSREMPKVKVERPAGTYVLWMDFSGYGITPEEVHDRIYNRANVLLEDGKMFGAEGNDFQRICVPSPRSVLEEALNRIAKEFHDLD; encoded by the coding sequence ATGAAATATGATTTCGATACACCGATAAACAGAAGGAACACCTATGCCATGAAATGGGATGGCGGGGAACTGATCAAGGAATTCGGCCTGACGGAACGATATGATGAGGATACGATTCCACTGTTCACGGCAGATATGGACTTCCAGGTGGCAGAACCGGTCGTCGAGGCACTGAGGCGGACGGTGGACCATCAGATCTTCGGCTATACGATTACGCCCCCCGCCTACTATGAAGCCATACAGAAGTGGTTCTCGGACAAATATGGCTGGGAAATCAACAAGGAAGAGATCATATATGCCCCGGGTACGGTGCATTCCCTGAACATTGCGGTCAAGGCATTCTCCGAAAAGGGGGATGGCGTCATCATCCAGCGGCCGGTGTATCCGCCATTCACTTCGGCGATTGAAGGCAATGGCCGTACAGTGAAGAACAATGGGCTGGAGCGGGACGAAGCGGGGCATTACCACATCGATTTCGATGACTTCGAGAAGCTGGCCAAAGAGGATGATACGACGATGTTCATCATGTGCAATCCGCACAACCCGACGGGCAACATCTTCAGGGAGGACGATCTTGCACGCCTCTCTGACATCTGCCGTGAAAATGGCGTCACCATCATCGCGGATGAAATCCATGGAGACCTGATCCGCTTGGGTGAGACCTTCACACCGATCGTCAAGGCCGCATCCCACACGGATCACATCGTCACATTGACGGCCATCAACAAGACGTTCAACCTCGCCGGACTGCACTGTACGAATGTGGTGATTACGGATGAAGGCTTGAGGAAGCAGTTCCAGGAGGAGCAGGGGATGAGCCTGCCCAGTCCATTCACGGTCTCCGCACTCATCGCCGCCTACACGGAAGGGGATGAATGGCTCCACCAGGTCAGGGAGTACATCGATGGCAACATCGACTTCGTAATCGATTTCCTGTCGCGCGAAATGCCGAAGGTCAAAGTCGAACGTCCGGCGGGCACATATGTGCTGTGGATGGACTTCTCGGGCTACGGCATCACACCGGAGGAAGTGCATGACCGCATCTACAACAGGGCCAATGTGCTGCTTGAGGACGGGAAGATGTTCGGCGCGGAAGGCAACGACTTCCAGAGGATCTGCGTACCTTCCCCACGATCCGTACTTGAAGAGGCGCTGAACCGTATCGCAAAAGAATTCCACGACTTGGACTAG
- the ygs gene encoding S1 domain-containing post-transcriptional regulator Ygs — MAKKYRTGQFVKVKVTGIQPYGAFVKTPDNQEGLIHISEVMNDYVHDVNQFLSKGQIVKAKVLSVDKNGKLNLTLKDNEYFKNEERKRDRRSVLDQIKDTEKYGFESLRQKMPDWIETAKRRMK; from the coding sequence GTGGCAAAAAAATATCGGACAGGCCAGTTCGTGAAGGTCAAAGTAACTGGTATCCAGCCGTATGGTGCTTTTGTCAAAACCCCTGATAATCAAGAAGGACTCATTCATATTTCAGAAGTGATGAACGATTACGTCCACGATGTCAATCAATTTTTATCCAAAGGGCAGATAGTCAAGGCGAAAGTGCTCAGTGTGGACAAGAATGGGAAACTCAACCTTACTCTGAAGGATAATGAATACTTCAAGAATGAGGAAAGGAAACGGGATAGGCGTTCCGTCCTGGACCAGATCAAGGATACGGAAAAATATGGATTCGAGTCCCTTAGACAAAAGATGCCGGATTGGATAGAGACGGCGAAACGACGCATGAAGTAG